aaagcACATTTCAGGTAAATAAAACCAGTTTCCCACAATATACCTTCCCGAAGATTTAGATATACTCCCCGTAAAATGGGAATTCGAAAAAGTATAGCAGCATTATATCTGTCATGGACCTGTCAACCAGACAGTCAAAAGCTtccagattaaaaaatatataactcgACAGCTGCTCCCAGTGGCTGCTCCTATCGTTCATGCAAcatatatgtaatttaatttaaaacaatatggaATAAGGAAATATCTATAATTCAACAGATCAATTTTTATTCCCCTAATAGTACATTATCTGTTTaccttattaaaattttcaacttGGATTGCTCGATTGGATTCTAATTTGATTCTTCAATATTCCTTTATAcgtaaaaatacagaaaatgtgAATCAAAAACTCTAATTTACGCAGATTGACAGGCAGAAGCTTTGGTAACACAGAACGTGCCGTAGACCCTGTccaaaatagtatttttgtttatcttttgaatatttcatataatttcTTTGGTTTCCTACGAATATCACGCAATCATGAAAGCAGCGCAGGCTGTAAATAGGTTTCTCGCAAGACCTATGAATAAATTTAATTCACGTTGCTTGGATATTTCAACCAAACTGCAGGTGCGACAGAGTACCACTTTATTAAATCCACATTTTAACTTATTAGCTCCCGTGGCTGTCAAAATAAGGAATTTAGGACTTGGTCCTACTTCAAAAGATTTTGAAGATTCCCCACAACCTCAGATTACTAGTCCCCTTACAAAAGTACACGCGAACGAGCTCGTGTTGCATCTAACTGATGAAGAAAGAAAAGTTCTGCTCTACGCTTTACAAGAATTTGAATCTAAAAGATTAAAAGAGGATTTCGAAGGTTAGTCCTGAAGTGCTATACatactatataaaatatttaacatgttATCTAGACTAACTATGGTTTCATCACAATTCCAGATAAGTTGGCTGGTCGCAGGTGGAGGAGTACACTAGGCAGACCCAGTAAAGTTCCGACACTAGGTGATGTTGATCCCACAGGCTCATACTGTGAGGTGCCAGAAGACTGGCTGAAGAAAAAGTATGGTGAGTACCATTTTTAGAACAAAAGCTAACTAAATCCAGTTCAAACTGGTTGCCAAGATGATGTCATTGACTGTTTCTCTTTAAGACTAGATTACTCATTCTCAGTTTTTGCATAAACCACAATTTGCTTATGTTGATTAACTACAAATTCATGTTACTTAAAACTGTATGTCTCAAGTAGGTACTAAACATTAATCTCACAATACCTATGCTCTTTGATTATATGAATGTCCCCATGCTTGGTTAATTCCCAGGTATACCTAAAAGTGAATTGTTTTGACAAGCAAAACTTAAGAATAACTGAATCAAAGTTATGTtcgtaacattttaaaatcttgTATTCTCAAATTCTAATACTATAATTCtattctaataatataatactttaaATTTTCCATTTTGTACCTAATTTGTCACATTTTGTGAACAAAATTGAGAAGTTCAACTAAAAGCATAACATGTCTGTTGTAGCGGCTAAGGCACCGGTACCCACCACGAAGGAGTTGTTACACTGTGAGtataaactatatttattttgccttATCTCATACTTATCTACTACTAACTTCTGTTAAACATTTAATAACACAACACACAAAGCTTATACCTATATGAATAACAATAGCATCAGTATGATCACCTGATGaagaacaaatacaaaattctaTCACCTCCCATTCATTATCTTCCCTCTCATTATCAGATTTGCTTATTATTAATTAGCTATTGTTAATTTACCCTTATGATTTCAGTGTCATTGGCGAATTCCATACCATTCATTGGATTCGGATTCTTGGACAACTTCATTATGATTATTGCTGTAAGTACATGTCTACCTATGTAAAAGGGGAATGGTCAGGGAGTTTTGAGTCTATACTTATTTATGGATTATAGTGCCTTGCTTGTCAGATATAAAAGTATGTAAATGTTGTGGCTTAGGGCGACACGATAGAGACGTCGATGAGCGCGTACATAACGCTGACGAcgatggcggcggcggcgctgggCAACACGCTGAGCGACATCATCGGCATCGGCTCGGCGTACTACGTGGAGCGCGTGGCCACGTGGGTGGGGCTCGGCGCGCCCAAGCTCTCGCCCGTGCAGCTCGACATGACCATCTGCCGACAGTTCTCCAACCTGGTACGCTATTGCTCATTTTATGCTCCCATATGCTCAGAATAAgcatacatattaataataaaaatgacagTACAAAATAGTCACTTTTGCATAGAAAATCCAATGAATTTAAGTTGTAAACCTTTGTACAAAGaaaattccattaaaatatCACACAATCACGATGATGCTTGCAGGGTCGGGTGCTAGGCATCACAATAGGCTGCATCCTGGGCATGACGCCGCTGCTGTTTATTGACGACGAGACGAAATCCGAACAGAAGCCAGACGAGAAGAAAACACAATAGGTATACAAAACATATCTTAACCTATGAAAAGTATCCTGCCCCTTTAGATTATATTCATGATCTTGAATATATCTGtctgtagtaaaatattatagagtaaaatatctaaataaacatTGCACGTCTACTCATAGAAGTAAATTGTTAAGCAATTCAAGTAAGCGACATCCGCTCATATTGACGCGCTCAGTCCGCGCGGGAGTGTTGCGCATCTTGCGCATTTTCCCTGCGAATTTGTGTACAAATGTTATCATGAATTTTGATAGGCTTTTTTTATTGCTCTTACTCTGCTTATGTCTGCACTCTGCTCTTAGTATATATTTTAGAGGAATTTACTATTTACCTCTTCGGTAAGGTTCATATTTATaagaaactatattttatttacaacacaaaaatagCTTTAGGTAAACATGGGTCAGTGAGACCATGATATCAGCTCCTTATAGTTGAATATTTGTGACCAGGTATTGTTAagactatttaaaataataatatgtggaTAACAATTAACAGCTTACACCATAATCAAGTATTTAttgctaattaataataatgtcagAAACTATGTACCATAACATAGTTATTAtccttttttattatattttttttgtataatatgatattaatttaaataaagcagtGCAGTGCattactgcttaaaataatatttccaaccTGCTTTAAAATAGTAACTAGTGCAATATACGAACACACCATGGGACATGTGATTTAGAATGTTATCTCAGTTAAAGCAAATTAACACATGCATATTTTTTGTCCTAGTATatatttcttttagttttatactcatataatttattgaatgatttatgaattaattatgatgtataattatattttatacattgcaATTATGTTGTTGTTCATGGATGTAATTTGAAAGTGTTCAATTATTTGTAAGAGgtgaaaagtttatttagtaGTTTGTGTGTgttcaaaatgatttttttatttttttcttgccaACAGTCTCGACACTCAGAATAATAACTGTCTCGACACTCTGAGGTTGCAGCTTGACTCATAATTCAGGCgtacctttaatatttttttttatctaaataataaatattttgatttaacatGTTTGCACAGTACGGTATATGCCCCGCGCAAATATCTGCTTACTGCAATTTGTATTGTAAGTGCAATCTGTGCAATAATAACTTATCAGTTGTCGAAAACTTTGAAGTAGCTACTGTAAGCATTATAAAGTAGTTATGCACCTGTCACCCTAGTGCGATGCATTCAAGTGACCAGCacagtatataattttaaaagtacatacTATCTATGTTCAAATATAAAGAGTGttcttgtaataatttattatgatgaATGTACTTACTGCACTTTATggaatttatgtaattatagCCAAATCTGTCGTGCAGATGTTAACTTGAAGTAAGCTTATGTTCAGAAGTAATGTAATTCTATTGGTAGCTCAATATAAAGCACAAAAGTTGTATCTAGTCAATGCACAGtgaaaatgtatattgtatTACTGTATTGTATTAGTACAAAGTTGGCACTAGTTGAAACTCAGCCACTTTCTTTGTGAAAATATACGAGAAATATGTTTTATCTTGTAATTAGTAGGGAAATACTTATAATTTAGTTATGTACATACTACAAGTTATGTGATGGTTAAAATACTGCTGCCATAATCGTCAGCACTTGTTGAGCTGACTGTGTATAGTATACTAGCCAGTTGaactttgttttacaatttaaatcaaAGCACATCTATTCTCATAAACAGTTACAGTTTGTAGGGCTTTTAATCCTTAAATTTTTTTCATTCTAATAATTTGCCGTTGCCGTAACAAAGAAGTGAATCCCCCTGATGGCCTAGATAAATTCCTTTACCCTGTGTTGGCTTCACAACTGAGATCCCCCACCGTCCATTACACGTATAAAGTATAAaggacataaaaaatatgattttaatgcCCATCGACTGCAACAAAGTATACGACACTGTACGTAGTATTTTAATCACTAATTTAAGTTCAAACACAATTGTATTAAATGTTATGTAAAGTTGTTGATATCGGTGATTTGAAAGTATCCAAGTGTTATATGTGTGTTTTATTATATGACTTGTTTTTagatgaggttaataaacaataataattatttatcttattGTTTTTCTTCTACAACACGAGTGGCATATCGCTAAATATTGCACTTGTTCTTATCGTGTAGGTGGGCCCTCTCTCCAAGCACGAACAGGACAGGTAGCATTACATATTCTACACGGTATGGTAAGTGTTATGTAGGAACCAATATCTCTCACACCCGCGTGGACCGTGGGAGTGTCACTAACGAGCTGGCTAGGCTGTAGAGGTGTCATCAAATAATTGCAATCAGGAGCGAGTTCAAGTTACgtgcaaaaattaaacaaacatttaatgTTGTAATCatcgtttaataaataattatcactTGTTGATTAAGATATGCGTATGTAAAAGCtgcatttgtttaaaaaatacactaaaCAAGATCAAAGGACATACAGTAGGGGCACATCACAcaacacacgcacacacacaaccATACGTTTACTGGTAATTACAGCCGTGACTCGGGAAACGTAACTGTTGCCTCCAAATCTTTGTCCATCGCACATTATTACCAAAAGGTACATTTATGATTTGCTCTTTACCGAAACCCTTTTTTCTATGTAGTTTTTAGTGTCAAAtgcaaacatatttatattaggtaaatcAAATgcgataaaaatatatcactgtttgatataaaacaataattacggATACAATTATATATAACTGATACATACTAAATATACCGAACGCTTCCGCTTACATGGTACTTTCCTCTAACATATTTTGCTTATCAAAAGTGATACATTATTACCGGGTAGTTTTGGCGGTAAATAATTAAgcagaaaatattttgacacgTAGTAGCACAAAAGATCAATCTACTTGGCAGTCGGATAGAAATAAATGtatcatttttgtttgtacttcttgtaatgaataaacataACGATAACGTTGTATTTGGACGCTGCTTAGTGTCAGTATTGTCAAGCGGTTCTTGAAGGATAACTACGCAGTCAGTGTAGCATCGGCTTCATTGTATCAAAACtatataacaaaaaagtacTTATAGATTCCATCAATACAATCGAAGCAACAGTTAcgtttcaatataattttacaattaaactTAACTACAGTGCGAGGAAATTATACAAATACTCCGTTTAGTGACGAGGCCAGACTCCAAATCATTACGGTGACCAATGTCATCTACGGAAACTTACAACTAAgtattttcaatattcaatttatCACAACAGTGTGATGCATTTGGCagaacaataaaattcaaacgTGGTcgtattttttgataaaactgtataataaattcaatatgtTTCCTATCCACTAGGAGTTATAAACATCAAAAGGTTTTTAagcaatatattaatattacattgttTACGTTTTATACGTTGTACTTCACTGAGCCAACATTCTATATTTGTCTGTAAGTCTGCTCACATTATTCATAGGTCGCGCTAACACGATACTCTATTGATATCGTCTAATAGAGGTAGACGCCTAAATCCATGCAATTGCTTCAATGCTCGTGTAGGCATCAACATATCTGAAAACGTATTATAAATCACAACATAATTATAAGCTTAATTGCGGACATCACTAATTTGACTCAGGTGCCGCAACTTACAAAGCGCATTACTTACAGTTACTTTAAATTTATAGCAACTCTTATTACCTATGAGCATAAGGACTAGATCTCATGTGAAGGGATGTGAGGCGCAGTGCGGGCGCACACACGCGGCTCGCGGGGAGTCGCGGCGCCACATGCGCGGGGTTACGGCCGTACGGGATCAATGTGGGACCATAATATGTCTCATCAATTATGCTACCTCCAACTGTCGCGGCAACACTCAATAATTTCATGCACAGAAGTGGACATACAAATCTTTAGATTGTACTGCGGCCTAAGGTACTGTACATAGGATACGAATACTGAATTATGATTGCAATGAAATACGATATCAGTTTAAGAGGATATCCGGATTTAGTTGTAGGAAGTAACTTAAGTTAAAACGTATGTACAGCTTGGTCATGTTAAAGTCACTTAGTTTAAACTGGATTAAGTAACGTTAATGTCCTTAAATTTAGAGGCTATATACGCGATCtgtctcaaaataaatatgtacaggTGTTTACAAATTCCTGCTTCGGAGTTCTCTATACGAGTACATTTAAACGTTCGCGTTATTTACGTGTAAGATTTGATAATTCTAGTTTATTATTCGAGATGTTTGGGTAGAGAAATCTTTGATAAATTGCAGTATGCcatcacaaaattgttttacattacaaaatatacGTATAACTCATAGCAATATCGCGCGGAGATCGCGCAGTCATACTTTACGATAATATACTTAAGTATATCACATTGCACGCGGCGAGTGCAGTAAGTCGTGAACACATACAACTAATTTTGATAACAGTTTCACAACCAAACCTggtgttattaaataaatacatcaaaataaaacaccGATATGCAAAGTTCATGAAGTAGTGCCTGCCACGCTCACCGACACTGACGCACTTGCCTTACATCGAGTGCCTTCCTTCAGTACGCAGAAACCTGAATATACATATACACACTGTTGAACACACTCCCCGACTCGATTCGACAACTTTGTATTATAGTTTGAAGAGGTAAATAAACTAAGTGTAATACAAAACCATTGGCAGTAGATCATGTAACACCCATGTGTCGGATtgttaattaacatttatttgtctattttcttattaaaatgaaattgtttgtaaaattCTGACATAGCTGGCAAGTTCCAAAATATAATGCGTCATTGTGtacttaatgtaaaatataatattgctcGATAAAGGCttgtaatacaaaattatcaCTAATGAGTATCGATGCACTAAACGCTAAAAATAGCAATAACATCTACATAGAAATCGACCGTCATACAGTCGACATACGACaactaactaaactaaataattattacgaaaaatgtAGCACTACATTCATATACCAACTAATGTCTAATGATCTTACAAATtgtatatacaaaataatattcacaaGAGTATGTGCCTAGATCATTGCATAGCTGGTGACAACTTGAAAACTATGTATTTCGTTAGTTTGCGGGAAGATTCGTGAATAAGTAACGCTAACTGCGCAAACCTCCACAGCTGTGCGCAAACCTGTGCAGTTAGCGCCGCCGCTACACTTTGATTGATGCTAAATTAATTTGTACTTGATTTTGACATGATGGTATTCAAGTGGTCGCTCCAGCAGCACCGCGAGGCGGACAGCTGGCCTGCTAGAATGCCAGCTCCTCCTCGCTCgtgtttcatatttataaacgaataaataattCTACACTACATAATAACTGGTAAGCTATAATTAATCTCGTATTGACGTACACTGCGCACCTTTTAAAGGTTGCAAGTATAATTGTTCtaataaaacaagtaacaaATAATACTGCTATCAACGTTTAGAATTTAGGAGTCAATGTAACAATTGACTTAGgtaacatttataaaacaagatctcaaatataattaaacgtaacacaatgtttgtttgttgtaccCAATATGGCAAATGAGAACTTCTACTACTATTACTTGTTTCACACTACATTATTCGAATTGCTATAAGATCGCTGTTAACTTTCAAATATACTTCTTGTACTTATTCGGCTAATAATAGATATTTAACTTCTTACATTCGACGAATTttgtaaattcaaataaaaatgtctctACTTTTTGGCGTAATTTCAACAAATGgaatgatataaataataatgataaaaaatttgGTCTTACTAACACATCCGATAATTATCTACTGTTAAGATTGGCGTGGTGTTTCACTGGTGCAGCGTGTGGGCGGGCGGGGCTGGCGGGGCTGGCGGCGCGGtgagcgcgggcgcggcgcgctCGGAGGAGTTGGCGGCGCGCGCGTGCAGCTCGGCGCGCGCGGCGGCGTCGGGCACGTGCCgccagcgcgcgcgccgcccgcgcaccgcGTACACCGCCTCCTCGAAGCCCGAGCGCAGCCCCAGCACGATGCTCAGCGCCGACGCGTCCTGCCCGTGGCAGCCCGAGTACCGGTACTGCGGCTTCTTGTCGAACCGGCAGCCCACCGACTGCGCGCCTGCATCGCATACCACCATTAACATATTTCTTACAATAAGACACCAACGATGCACGCACGGAACCCAGAAATCTTCGTATGTCGACCTAAGGATACCTCGACTCGCATACAGTTTTCGCAAAATTGAATGGAGGTCAGCAACTAAATTCCGAGCACACACACTGATACCTACTCGCGTCATGTTCTATGATGACAAAAAGCTTGAAGAACtactaacataatataataacagataTTATTgtcaagtcgtggtggcctagtgggtaaagaaccaacctctcaagtatgaaggCGCGGGGTCCGTTCccggtcaggcaagtaccaatgcaacttttctaagtttgtatgtactttctaagtatatcttagacaccaatgactgtgtttcggatggcacgttaaactgtagatcccggttgtcattgaacatccttgacagtcgttacgggtagtcagaagccagtaagtctgacaccagtctaaccaaggggtatcgggttgcccgggtaactgggttgaggaggtcagatagacagtcgctccttgtaaagcactggtactcagctgaatccggttagactggaagccgaccccaacatatttggttAAAGGCTAGGAGGATGAGATATTATTGTCATTTGGTTCGCACGATGGCGGTCGCTGGCTTCGTACAAGCAACAGAAGTATGCTTCGGTGGATGTAAGTAATTCTCTTTGACTGGGTATCGATAGTTACCAATAGGCATGATGCAGTCGAGCGTGAGCGCGCACTGTATCCAGGGGCGCATGATGTCGAGCACGGCGGGCTTGTTGGCGACGATGAGCCGCGTGACGTCCATCATCTGCACGAAGAGGAAGTCGTCGATGGTGGCGTGGAAGTAGTGGAACATGCGCGGGTGCGTGAGGCTGGTgacggcggcgcggcgcggccacGCCAGCACGccggcgccggccgccgcgcgCGCCCACAGCGCCGCCAGCTCCGCCGCCGAGCCCGCCCAGCGCTGCGACGCCTCGCAGAACACCACGCCGCCCACTCGGCTCAGCGCGTGCTGCAACCAACACATTACTTTTACTCACAGCTCAAAATGCACTATtataagtacagtcaacttcaggtcagtggtaacagttttataggaaaatcgttcttattactgttgagttaaggtgcatgacagttaccactgatgtgcagtctaccgtacctatgtATTCTCTAGAGGTAGTTCATCCCTGTAGTTCAGCCTGTAGAAAAcaagtgtaagtaggtatgtaagccTCAGGCTTAACGATGTTTTACAAAAGAGCATGTTAGTCTTTGTTGTTAAAAAGTAGCGGTATTTCGTATAGCAAAGAGAAAGAGTTATGTCTAGCGAGGGTAGGTTTGATTATGTTTTTTCACTAACATATTAGGTAGTTTATACACCTCGTTCTATCTAAAACTTGAGTCAAACATAAGCGATAACTTTTAGTAAAATTGTTTACCTGATAGGTATATTTGCAAAAAGTGTTTAAGGATTAAGGAAGTGGTCACTTTTATCAGCTTACGACATTGGCGTTAAAAACGTTCAAATTACATGTCTAATGGTCAATGTAGCACGCGTAGAAAATTACTTGAGAGCTATTTTAGGGTTAATGTGACGGCaacttaataagtatataacatTCCACGGCATCACAAACCGCAATAGTAGGTAACGACTCCGAACATACGTATATGTGGAAGTCTCCACTCCGTGTGCCAGAGGGAACGCATACGCACGGCTGTGGCTGCGCTACGGACCTCGACTCGATGACTTATTCAGGAAATACACTCATGCAAATGTCGGAAAAATATAAAGcggaaaatatttcaaaagtttgCGGTTAATCAATGTTGGCTAACAACGCCCCGGTTCAATTTATGGAAATGATATTAGATCAAGATACATAATTATTCGAGTTTATAAAAGAAGGAAAGGTGAAAACCCATCAAAAGCTATTCACCATAACTGCAAACTCAATGACTGAGAAACTACGCATAGCGGATTATATTCAATCGTAATAAGATCTCCTCGGTGCATAATATGCAGTAAGTAGATCGTATAATGCTGATTTCTAGTTTCTTGAAAACCTAGCGAATCGTACGTAT
This window of the Helicoverpa armigera isolate CAAS_96S chromosome 9, ASM3070526v1, whole genome shotgun sequence genome carries:
- the LOC110379492 gene encoding uncharacterized protein LOC110379492, whose protein sequence is MKAAQAVNRFLARPMNKFNSRCLDISTKLQVRQSTTLLNPHFNLLAPVAVKIRNLGLGPTSKDFEDSPQPQITSPLTKVHANELVLHLTDEERKVLLYALQEFESKRLKEDFEDKLAGRRWRSTLGRPSKVPTLGDVDPTGSYCEVPEDWLKKKYAAKAPVPTTKELLHLSLANSIPFIGFGFLDNFIMIIAGDTIETSMSAYITLTTMAAAALGNTLSDIIGIGSAYYVERVATWVGLGAPKLSPVQLDMTICRQFSNLGRVLGITIGCILGMTPLLFIDDETKSEQKPDEKKTQ
- the LOC110379506 gene encoding uncharacterized protein LOC110379506 isoform X1; this encodes MKTKSFLLFSTSVFAISIFLIVFHSQPPQSIQSIVTQTHQHIKDFQASLSQQENLRDVQESHLVQEEQYARLLGLDGRQELWHNTTLPALVTYARGDAHAQAVSFVRAAATLPYTVLLYNVGLKPYSLGVVSNYCNSSKCAIIELDLDAFPSHVSDESIHAVRPIIIQHALSRVGGVVFCEASQRWAGSAAELAALWARAAAGAGVLAWPRRAAVTSLTHPRMFHYFHATIDDFLFVQMMDVTRLIVANKPAVLDIMRPWIQCALTLDCIMPIGAQSVGCRFDKKPQYRYSGCHGQDASALSIVLGLRSGFEEAVYAVRGRRARWRHVPDAAARAELHARAANSSERAAPALTAPPAPPAPPAHTLHQ
- the LOC110379506 gene encoding uncharacterized protein LOC110379506 isoform X2 — encoded protein: MKTKSFLLFSTSVFAISIFLIVFHSQPPQSIQSIVTQTHQHIKDFQENLRDVQESHLVQEEQYARLLGLDGRQELWHNTTLPALVTYARGDAHAQAVSFVRAAATLPYTVLLYNVGLKPYSLGVVSNYCNSSKCAIIELDLDAFPSHVSDESIHAVRPIIIQHALSRVGGVVFCEASQRWAGSAAELAALWARAAAGAGVLAWPRRAAVTSLTHPRMFHYFHATIDDFLFVQMMDVTRLIVANKPAVLDIMRPWIQCALTLDCIMPIGAQSVGCRFDKKPQYRYSGCHGQDASALSIVLGLRSGFEEAVYAVRGRRARWRHVPDAAARAELHARAANSSERAAPALTAPPAPPAPPAHTLHQ